From the genome of Acidobacteriota bacterium:
GCGCCCACCGTCGAGCGTGGCGAACGCCCCGGTCATCGCCGACGGCAGGGCGAAGTGGAACACGGTCACGTCGGCGCGGCGCGCGGCCGGATCCTCGAAGCGGTAGACCTCGCCGCGCAGCTCGTCGTCGACCGTCATCGCGAAGATGTCCGACTCGTGCCCGAGGCGACGGCACAGATCGCGGACCGCCCGGGCGCTGTCGCCAATCGCGTCGCCTCGATGCGCGGCGGGGACCCACTGATGCACGATCATGAGGACGGCGGGCCGGGGTCGTCCGGCGGCTCCGGAAGGGCCTGGTAGAGTGCAGGCCGATGGCGCCGCAGCTCCTCGAGGCGCTCGCTCTGTCGGAACTGATCCCAGAAGTCGAAGGCCACCTCGTGGGGCGGAAGCGGGGGCGCCTCGAGGGCGCGCTCGACGAAAGCGAGCAGCGTTGCCGCGAAGTCCCGGGCGCGCAGTCGGCCGAGCGCGGCGTCCTGGCTGGCGACGATCGCCTCGCGCAGAGTCGAGTCGGCGACGACGGCGTCGATCAGCCTGGCCACGTGAGCGGGGTCCTTGGTGTCGTAGAGCACCCCGGCGCCGTCCATGGTGGCCGGCACCGCCGTCGCCGCGTAGGCCAGGACCGGCACGCCCTTGTGAAAGGCCTCGACGAGCGGGACACAGAAGCCTTCGTGCTCGCTGGCGCACACGAAGACGTCGGCCACGTCGTAGAGCGCCGACAGCTCCTCGTTCGACACGTGTCCCGTGAAGTGGACGTCGGGCAGGCGTAGCCGAGCGACGAGCTGCTGGAGCATGGCGAAGTACAGCTCGAAGCCGGAGTACGCCCCGACGAGGATCAGGCGCGACCTCGGGTTGTGCCGCGTCTTGTACGCGTGGAAGAACCCGATGACGTCCTCGAGTCGCTTGTTCGGGATGACTCGACCCACGAAGAGCAGGTTCACCCAGTCGTCGTCGAACTCGAGGGCCAGGCGGGCGTCGGCGCCGCCCGCGAGATGATCGAAGCTCGGCACGACCGGGAGCACGCCGGTGTCGCGGAAGCCGAGCGTCTCGAGCTCCTGCCGGTTGAACTCCGAATCGCCGAGGGCGAGGTGCACGCGACCCGTGTAGGCGCCGAGTTCCCGCCGGCCCATGTAACAGAGCTGGACCAGCAGCGGATGCACGCCGACGAAATACTCGGGAGGCGTGATGTTGTGGTAGATGAGCGCCATCCGGTCGGGCAGGGCGTAGGCCACGCGCGAGGCGCGCGAGCCGATCGAGAAGTGGTGCAGGAGCAGGCGCTCCGCTGGACGCTCGTCGACGAGATCCCGGTAATCGCGAGTCAGTTCCTCGAGCCTGGGGTCGGCCGTCTCGACGAAAATGTCGGAGGCGAAGCCCGCCTGACGCAGCACGCGCTGGATCCCGAGCACCTCGTGGCCGATGGCGTCGCCGTACCCGAGCGTCGCGAGCACCTGATCGACGTGGGGGACGGAGGGCATCGCTCAGGACACCCGCCTCTCGCGCGACCGCGCGATGCGCCGCGCCTGAAGGACGGGCCCCGTCGGCAGCGCGTCCACCACGCCCCTGGCCGGCGGACAGGTCGCGCGGCGACGCGCCCACCACCCTGGGAGCGCCGCCATCGAGCGCCCGGGGCCACCGCGCCGGTCCTCGTCGGCCAACCGGTTCAGCACGTCGAGATACTTGCGCTCGATGACGGGCCAGGCGTAGTGACGCCGGTAGTACTCGGCGCCGTTGCGGCCGAGCGCCACGTTCAGCGAGCGGTTCGACTCGAGCGCGAAGAGCGTCTCGACGAACTCGTGTCGCGTCTCGTAATACAGCCCCGCGTTGCTGCGGATGCACTGCCCGCGCAGGACGTCGCACCGGCCGTTGGCGAGCACCGGCCGGCCGAGCGCCCACGCCTCGAGTGCCACCATCGACAGGCTCTCGAAATACGACGGCATCACCAGCGCTGCCGCCGCGGCCATGCCGTCGAACTTGTCCTCGTCCGGGACGAAGCCGAGGTGGCGGATCTTCGGGTGCCGCGGCACGTCGAGCACCGCCTGGCCGGCGAGGACCAGCGTGAGGTCGCGCTTCGTGTTCCGCAGGTACCAGTCGAAGTGCGAGAACAGCTCACGGCAGCCCTTGTTCTCGTCGATGCGGCCCACGTAGATCACGAACGGGCCGTCGAGGCCGTGGCGCCGCCGGAAGCGCTCGGGCCTCACCCGCGCCGGCACCTCGGAGCCGACGCCGACAACGACGCCGGGCACCGCAGTCGAGCCCGACACGGCCTGGATCATCGCCCGCTCTTCGAGCGAGTTGTACATGAGCGCGCGCACGCCGCGGAACAGCGGGCCGAAGATGTGCAGGCCGACGGCGGGATCGCGTTCGGCGGTGGGGACGAGGACCGCGCGGGCGGGCAGCGCGCGGGCCCCGTGCCAGGCGTGGTGGTAGCGGTAGCTGAAGAAGAAGCAGTAGTCGAAGGCATCATCGGACCGGGCGATGTGGCTCACGAGGGCCGAACTCGTCGGCCCCTCGCTCTCGAGCCAGCGAAGCTCGTCGGCGACCGAATGCGGCTCGTCGAAGACGCGCGCCGACCACCGGGCGAAATCGTCGGGGTCGCGTGGCCGATCGACGGGAAAGCGCCTGACCGCAACCCCATTGACCGTGTCGCGTCCGGCCGGGTAGGCGTTGGCCCAGGTCACGTAGTCGCGTGCGCACGTGGTCAGCACCTCGACGTCGTGGTGCCTGGCCAGTCGCTCGGCGATGTACCGGGCATGCAACTCGGCGCCGCCGTTGATGTCGGCGCCATACCGCTGGACGACGACGGCGAGTCTCACGACTCGTCCGACGACCCGGACGACCCGCCGGTCGCGGGGCCGCCGTCAGGATCGGCCGCAGGGGCACCGCTCCGCTGGCCCGGCCGGTCCTCGAGCCGCGGCCCATCCTCTCGAGAGACTTCGCGCTCGTTCGGAGCGTCGGGCTCGCCCGGGCCTGCCGGGCCCCGCTTGCGCCCGCGGCGGCGGCGGCGGCGGCGCCGGGCCTCCTCGTCGCCAGAGTCGTCGCCCGGAGCGGGCGGTTTGGCGGCCTCCGGCCGGTACATCACGCTGCCCTCGAGCACGCGGGCGCGGCGCTCGTCGAAGTCGAGCCGGGTCGACATCGATTCGAGGCGCATCTTGAGGTTCTTGACCTCGATGCTCGTGCGCGTCAACTCGAGCACCAGGTTGTTCAACACCTCGTAAGTGAGCAGGTCGAGGTCGTCGCGAATCCCGAACCGCTTCAGGACGTGATGGTTCAGACGGCTCTGCTGGTTGAGCGCCCCGATGATCGGGTTGGGATTGAAGAACAGCTTCAACAGCGGGTTCAGGAGCTTCCGGATCCAGCGGATCGGTGCACGGACCGACTCGTAGATCGTCGTGTCCTCGAACCCGTAGTTCTGCGGCGGTGGCTCGACGGGCGCGCTGCGCTGCTGCCGGAACTGCTGGACCAGTTCCGAGCGCACGTTGCGGGGGTCGAGGAACTTCTCCAGCTTGACGCTCGCGAGCTCCCGAATCTGCTCCTCGGTGTAGTCGACGCCCCGCTTCTCCCTGATGCGCTCGCGGATCTGCTGCATGATCCGCTCGACGTCCACGTTGTCTGATCGTACGTTGAATTCGGCCATGGGGTTCAGTGGAGCGGAATGGGCCGGTAGACGATGAGCACGACGGCGACTGCCCAGCAGGCCACGCAGACCAGCAGCGGTCGGTCGGCGAGCAGCATCGCGGTCGGACTGCCGCCGCCCTCTTTCTGGTGCACGAGATACAGGTACCGGAAGATGCCGTACAGCGGGAACGGCAGCGTGAAGATCAGCTGGTCGGAGCCGAACTTCTCGATCGTCTCTGGGCTCACCGTGTACAACGCGTAGCCCATCAGGGTGGAGGCGGTCACGACCGCGATCATCTGGTCGAGCAGGTAGGGGCTGTACTCCTGCAGGATCGGCCGGTGCCCCGTGGCGCCCTCGGCGAGCAGCGTCAGCTCGTGGCGCCGCTTGCTGAGCGCGAGGAACAGCGCGAGCAGGATGGTGCAGACGAGCAGCCAGTGGCTGATGGCCACGCCGATGGCGACCGCCCCCGCGACCGCCCGCAGCACGAAGCCGAGCGCGATCGTGAGCACGTCCAGAATGACCAGCCGCTTGATCGGGCCCGAGTAGAGCCCGAGCAGCGTCACGTAGATCGCCGCGACGAGGCCGAACCGCACGCTCAGCCAGAAGGCCGCCGCGAGCGCGACCGCGCCGATGGCGGCCGCCGCGATCAGCGCGCGCCGCGGGTCGAGCGCGCCGCTGGCAATCGGCCGCCGTGCCTTGACCGGATGCCGCCGGTCCGCCTCCCGGTCCATGACGTCGTTGACCAGGTAAACGACGCCGGACAGCCCGCAGAAGATGGCGAAGGCGGCGGCCGCCAGCGCGGCCGCATGCGGGTCGAAGAGCTGCCGCCCGAAGAGCAGCGCGGCGAAGACCACCAGGTTCTTCGTCCACTGCTCCGGCCGCAGCGAAATGAGTAGGTATCGCACAGGGGACTGCGGCGCCGTGCGGTCGCGCAGGACGCCGGACGACGCCGGACCACGCCGGGAAGGCCCGGCGACCCTCCCGGGATCGGAACGCGCCGCTGCCTACGAGGCGAAGCTGCGCACCGCCTCTTCCTCGGACTCGAATGTCTCGAAGACCGTCAGCAGCTTCGTGATCGACAGCAGGTCCTCGATGCGCTTGGTGAGGTTCAGCAGCTTGAGCTTGCCACCCTGCCGGCTGACGGTGGTGTACGTCCGCACGATCTCGCCGAGCCCGGCGCTGTCGATGTAGGGCACGGCCTCGAGGTTCAGCACGAGCTTCTTGTGGCCCTGGCTGACCAGGCTGTTGATCTTGTCCTTCAGCAGTTCGTCACCCTCGCCGAGGGTCATCTTGCCCTTGAGGTCGAGGACGGTCACGTCCCCGACGATCCGCTCGTCGATCTGCATCGCCGGTCTCCTGTGTCGTGCTGCGAGTGGCACCCGCCCGAGAGCCGTCGCGGCGTGGTTGCCCTCGCGCCCCGGAATCGGACCGCTCACGGTAGCACGAACGTTTGAGGAGGGTCAACCGGCGGAAACGAGACGAGATGCGGGAAATCGGGGCTCAAGAACGGCCCGTTGGCCGCACGCGCACGGGGCCGGACGCGTCAGGCGCGCCCGGCCCCGCGGGTCTTCCGGTGGTGGTAGCACTCGCGGCAGAACACCGGCCGACCGAGCGCCGGTTTGAACGGCACCGTGGTCGACCGACCGCAGGCGGAGCAGGTGGCAGCCATCTCCACGCCGCGCCGCCCGGCTTCGAGGACGGTGGCACGCGCGCGTCCGGCCTTCGCCCGGCACCGACGGCAGTGCCTGGGTTCGTGCCCGACGTGGCGGTCGGCGAAGTACCCCTGCTCCCCGGCCGTCCAGATGAATCGAGCTCCGCACGTGACACAGCGGAGAGGCTTGTCCTCGAAGCTCATGCCGTCCCCGGGGTCCGGGGCTACTCCATCTCGCGACGCTGCTTCTTCCGGCTGCGCTTGCGAGCCAAGGCCTGCTTCGCGCGACGCTTGTCGCCCGGCTTCAGGTAGAACGAGTGCTTCTTGATATCCTTGATGATATCTTCCTGCTGCACTTTTCGCTTGAAGCGACGCAGGGCGCTCTCGATCGATTCGCCGTCCTGCACCTTCACTTCAGCCAAGCCAATCCACCCCCTTACCGGCCGAGATGGCGGATCGCTCCCGGGGCGCCGATTCGCAACGGGGCGAATATGCTAGCCTATCACAACTCCTATGCGCATCCTCGTCGTCGGGTCGGGCGCTCGCGAGCACGCGTTGGCCTGGAAGCTCAGCCAGGACGCTGGCGTCGACGAGGTCCTCGCGACCCCGGGCAACCCCGGGATGGCCGCCGTCGCCCGTCTCACGCCAACGAAGTCGCTCGCTCCTGACGCCCTGCTCGCGCTGGCCGAAGCCGAACGGCCCGACCTGACCATCATTGGCCCCGAACAACCCCTCGCCGACGGCGTCGTCGATGGCTTCGCTGGCGCCGGGCACCTCGTCTTCGGCCCCTCGCGCGCCGCGGCCCGTCTCGAAACCAGCAAGGCGTTCGCCAAGGCGTTCATGGGCCGACACCGGGTGCCCACCGCCCGCCACGAGACCTGTACAACGCCGGCCGCCGCGCTCGCCGCCGTCGACCGGCTGGGCCTGCCCGTCGTCGTCAAGGCCGACGGCCTCGCGGCCGGCAAGGGCGTGGTGGTGGCGTCCGACCGCGAGACCGCCCTCGGTGCGATCGACGCGGCCATGGTCGCCGCCGAGTTCGGTGAGGCGGGCCGGACCCTGGTCGTCGAGGAATGCCTCGTCGGTGAAGAGGCATCGTTCTTCGCGCTGTGCGACGGTCGCCGCGCCGTTCCGGTAGGCACCGCGCAGGATCACAAGCGGGCGTTCGACGGCGATCAGGGGCCGAACACCGGCGGCATGGGGGCGTTTGCCCCAAGTCCACTGGTCGATGAGGGGCTCGCCGACCGCGTGATGCGCGAGATCGTCGATCCCGTCGTGGCCGGCATGGCGGCAGAGGGATCACCCTACCGAGGGGTGCTGTACGTCGGCTTGATGCTGACGATCGACGGTCCGAAGGTCATCGAGTTCAACGTCCGCTTCGGCGACCCGGAAACTCAGGTGGTGCTGCCGGCCGTCGACGAGCCCCTCGCCCCCCTGCTGGCGGCGGCCGCGGCGGGCCGACTCGACGCCGGAGCGGTCAGGCGTTCATCTCGGCCCTGCGTGGGCGTCGTTCTGGCGTCAGGAGGCTACCCGGGGCCGTTTGAACGCGGCAAGATTATCTCGGGCGTGGAC
Proteins encoded in this window:
- a CDS encoding glycosyltransferase, translating into MRLAVVVQRYGADINGGAELHARYIAERLARHHDVEVLTTCARDYVTWANAYPAGRDTVNGVAVRRFPVDRPRDPDDFARWSARVFDEPHSVADELRWLESEGPTSSALVSHIARSDDAFDYCFFFSYRYHHAWHGARALPARAVLVPTAERDPAVGLHIFGPLFRGVRALMYNSLEERAMIQAVSGSTAVPGVVVGVGSEVPARVRPERFRRRHGLDGPFVIYVGRIDENKGCRELFSHFDWYLRNTKRDLTLVLAGQAVLDVPRHPKIRHLGFVPDEDKFDGMAAAAALVMPSYFESLSMVALEAWALGRPVLANGRCDVLRGQCIRSNAGLYYETRHEFVETLFALESNRSLNVALGRNGAEYYRRHYAWPVIERKYLDVLNRLADEDRRGGPGRSMAALPGWWARRRATCPPARGVVDALPTGPVLQARRIARSRERRVS
- the purD gene encoding phosphoribosylamine--glycine ligase; this encodes MRILVVGSGAREHALAWKLSQDAGVDEVLATPGNPGMAAVARLTPTKSLAPDALLALAEAERPDLTIIGPEQPLADGVVDGFAGAGHLVFGPSRAAARLETSKAFAKAFMGRHRVPTARHETCTTPAAALAAVDRLGLPVVVKADGLAAGKGVVVASDRETALGAIDAAMVAAEFGEAGRTLVVEECLVGEEASFFALCDGRRAVPVGTAQDHKRAFDGDQGPNTGGMGAFAPSPLVDEGLADRVMREIVDPVVAGMAAEGSPYRGVLYVGLMLTIDGPKVIEFNVRFGDPETQVVLPAVDEPLAPLLAAAAAGRLDAGAVRRSSRPCVGVVLASGGYPGPFERGKIISGVDEAAALDHVVVFHAGTRVEAGHLVTSGGRVLTVVASGDDFAAAVRRAYEAAARISFEGCRYRTDIGQKALAISAAPEWR
- a CDS encoding decaprenyl-phosphate phosphoribosyltransferase, which codes for MRDRTAPQSPVRYLLISLRPEQWTKNLVVFAALLFGRQLFDPHAAALAAAAFAIFCGLSGVVYLVNDVMDREADRRHPVKARRPIASGALDPRRALIAAAAIGAVALAAAFWLSVRFGLVAAIYVTLLGLYSGPIKRLVILDVLTIALGFVLRAVAGAVAIGVAISHWLLVCTILLALFLALSKRRHELTLLAEGATGHRPILQEYSPYLLDQMIAVVTASTLMGYALYTVSPETIEKFGSDQLIFTLPFPLYGIFRYLYLVHQKEGGGSPTAMLLADRPLLVCVACWAVAVVLIVYRPIPLH
- the rpsU gene encoding 30S ribosomal protein S21, with amino-acid sequence MAEVKVQDGESIESALRRFKRKVQQEDIIKDIKKHSFYLKPGDKRRAKQALARKRSRKKQRREME
- a CDS encoding glycosyltransferase family 4 protein, which encodes MPSVPHVDQVLATLGYGDAIGHEVLGIQRVLRQAGFASDIFVETADPRLEELTRDYRDLVDERPAERLLLHHFSIGSRASRVAYALPDRMALIYHNITPPEYFVGVHPLLVQLCYMGRRELGAYTGRVHLALGDSEFNRQELETLGFRDTGVLPVVPSFDHLAGGADARLALEFDDDWVNLLFVGRVIPNKRLEDVIGFFHAYKTRHNPRSRLILVGAYSGFELYFAMLQQLVARLRLPDVHFTGHVSNEELSALYDVADVFVCASEHEGFCVPLVEAFHKGVPVLAYAATAVPATMDGAGVLYDTKDPAHVARLIDAVVADSTLREAIVASQDAALGRLRARDFAATLLAFVERALEAPPLPPHEVAFDFWDQFRQSERLEELRRHRPALYQALPEPPDDPGPPSS
- a CDS encoding STAS domain-containing protein yields the protein MQIDERIVGDVTVLDLKGKMTLGEGDELLKDKINSLVSQGHKKLVLNLEAVPYIDSAGLGEIVRTYTTVSRQGGKLKLLNLTKRIEDLLSITKLLTVFETFESEEEAVRSFAS
- a CDS encoding zinc-ribbon domain containing protein, with the protein product MSFEDKPLRCVTCGARFIWTAGEQGYFADRHVGHEPRHCRRCRAKAGRARATVLEAGRRGVEMAATCSACGRSTTVPFKPALGRPVFCRECYHHRKTRGAGRA